A single window of Rhizobium indicum DNA harbors:
- a CDS encoding MFS transporter has protein sequence MFGKAYEAQCQATKFAPSSAHHESQALALFSLALGSFCIGTSEFASMGIIQLYAEDFGIDIPTATNAITGYAFGVVLGAPLATLVAARLNRRTLLLCLMALWVVGNVLSSMASNIGLFAAARFISGVPQGAYFGAGAVVAAYFFGADRAGKAFALVMTGLTIATIFGSPLATFLGQTLGWRNTYLAMAALGAVALLALFLFVPRTDALHGGSVFHELSGLRRWNVWAIIVVAALGISSIFAVYAFIGPLVTDVVQLDQSTIPLTLGVFGVGMTVGNAVGGQLADTFAFRGLILGYGITLILLVILSCFGTNAWVFMPCLFGVGAAMMAAIPTIQVRMTHFAPEAPTLMGAMNLAALNVANALGAWGGGLVIAAGYSVLFSPLAGFVLTAAGLLVYFIALPRSASVVQA, from the coding sequence ATGTTTGGAAAGGCCTACGAAGCACAATGCCAGGCAACGAAATTTGCCCCGTCCAGTGCTCACCATGAGAGCCAGGCGCTGGCTCTTTTCTCGCTTGCACTGGGCAGTTTCTGTATCGGAACGTCAGAATTCGCCAGCATGGGCATCATACAATTATATGCCGAAGACTTCGGGATCGATATTCCAACGGCGACGAATGCGATTACCGGATATGCTTTCGGCGTCGTCCTTGGCGCGCCGCTCGCCACGCTTGTCGCGGCCAGACTCAATCGTCGGACTTTGCTGCTGTGTCTGATGGCGCTATGGGTAGTTGGAAACGTCCTCTCATCGATGGCGAGCAATATCGGCCTGTTTGCGGCCGCCCGGTTCATAAGCGGTGTGCCGCAAGGCGCCTATTTTGGAGCGGGGGCGGTTGTCGCGGCCTATTTCTTCGGCGCAGACCGCGCCGGAAAGGCTTTCGCGCTGGTCATGACCGGTCTGACGATCGCAACGATCTTCGGTTCGCCCTTGGCAACCTTCCTTGGTCAGACGCTGGGGTGGCGGAACACCTATCTCGCCATGGCCGCGCTCGGCGCAGTCGCGCTTCTTGCGCTGTTCCTGTTCGTGCCGCGCACGGATGCCCTTCACGGGGGCTCGGTCTTCCATGAGTTATCCGGGCTTCGTCGATGGAATGTTTGGGCAATAATCGTTGTTGCCGCGCTCGGAATATCGAGCATTTTTGCGGTCTATGCCTTTATCGGACCATTGGTGACCGATGTGGTGCAGCTCGATCAATCCACGATCCCCCTTACGCTTGGTGTCTTTGGCGTCGGCATGACGGTCGGCAACGCTGTCGGTGGTCAGCTCGCAGACACTTTTGCGTTTCGCGGCCTCATCCTTGGGTACGGGATAACGCTCATCCTCCTTGTTATCTTGTCGTGCTTTGGGACGAACGCATGGGTTTTCATGCCCTGCCTCTTCGGCGTGGGTGCTGCTATGATGGCGGCGATTCCAACCATCCAGGTGCGGATGACGCATTTTGCACCGGAAGCACCGACACTGATGGGGGCGATGAACCTGGCGGCCCTCAATGTCGCGAATGCTCTTGGGGCTTGGGGCGGTGGACTGGTCATCGCTGCGGGATACAGCGTCCTCTTTTCACCGCTTGCCGGATTTGTGCTGACCGCTGCAGGGCTGCTCGTCTACTTCATCGCGCTTCCGCGAAGCGCTTCGGTCGTGCAGGCTTAG
- a CDS encoding aldehyde dehydrogenase family protein, translating to MLEVVQAFDRKHIADLPTDDAAALESKLETARARFLNRNDWLAPHERMAVLRRLADLVALQREVFAKRIACEGGKPYTDALVETDRAIDGIRNAADVLRTRGGVEIPMGLTQASDNRRAWTIQEPIGVVAAISAFNHPLNLIVHQVAPAIATGCPVIIKPAAATPLCCLELVKLVHQAGMPEGWVQAFLPESRILSSAFASDARIAFLSFIGSAEVGWRLRANLAPGTRCALEHGGVAPVIVDRSAHLDAIIEPLAKGGYYHAGQVCVSVQRIYVHAELKEAFTERFAARVDQLRVGDPTRAETEVGPLITPEEATRVEAWIDEAATAGARRIGGGRLSDTTLRPAILVDPPRDTKVSTHEIFGPVTCVYGYNEVEDAIAAANSLPVAFQASIFTRDLDVAFNAAEKLDASAVMVNDHSAFRTDWMPFAGRRESGYGVGGIPFTAREMTAEKMIVFKR from the coding sequence ATGCTTGAAGTGGTGCAAGCCTTTGATCGGAAACACATCGCCGATCTGCCGACGGACGATGCTGCGGCCTTGGAATCGAAGCTCGAGACTGCGCGCGCACGTTTTCTGAATCGCAACGACTGGCTTGCGCCGCATGAACGGATGGCAGTGCTGCGGAGACTCGCAGACCTTGTCGCGCTGCAGCGCGAGGTCTTCGCCAAGCGCATTGCATGCGAAGGCGGCAAGCCCTACACCGACGCGCTCGTCGAGACCGACCGCGCGATCGACGGCATTCGGAATGCTGCCGACGTGCTGCGGACCCGCGGTGGCGTCGAGATCCCGATGGGCCTTACGCAGGCAAGTGACAATCGACGTGCCTGGACCATTCAGGAGCCGATCGGTGTCGTGGCCGCCATTTCCGCCTTCAATCACCCGCTCAATCTCATCGTCCATCAGGTGGCACCGGCGATTGCAACCGGCTGCCCCGTCATCATCAAGCCGGCAGCAGCTACGCCGCTTTGTTGTCTCGAACTGGTCAAGCTGGTTCATCAGGCCGGGATGCCGGAGGGCTGGGTGCAGGCCTTTCTTCCCGAAAGTCGCATTCTGTCAAGCGCGTTTGCGAGCGATGCGCGCATCGCGTTCCTGAGCTTCATCGGGTCGGCGGAAGTGGGCTGGCGCCTGCGCGCAAACCTGGCTCCCGGCACCCGTTGCGCCCTTGAGCATGGCGGCGTCGCACCCGTCATTGTCGACCGGAGTGCCCATCTCGACGCGATCATCGAGCCCCTTGCCAAAGGCGGCTATTATCATGCTGGCCAGGTATGTGTGTCCGTCCAGCGCATTTATGTACACGCCGAACTCAAGGAGGCTTTCACCGAGCGGTTCGCCGCGCGGGTCGACCAGCTCCGTGTCGGCGATCCCACCCGCGCCGAAACAGAGGTCGGCCCCCTGATCACGCCTGAAGAAGCCACGCGGGTCGAGGCGTGGATCGATGAAGCCGCAACGGCAGGAGCCCGTCGGATCGGCGGCGGACGCCTGAGCGATACCACGCTCAGGCCGGCCATACTCGTCGATCCACCGCGCGACACCAAGGTCTCGACGCATGAGATTTTCGGGCCTGTCACCTGCGTTTACGGATATAACGAGGTCGAGGATGCGATTGCTGCCGCAAATTCCCTGCCGGTAGCATTTCAAGCCAGCATTTTCACACGCGATCTGGATGTCGCGTTCAACGCGGCCGAAAAGCTCGACGCTTCGGCGGTGATGGTGAACGATCACAGCGCGTTCCGCACCGACTGGATGCCTTTTGCCGGCCGGCGCGAATCCGGTTACGGCGTCGGCGGCATTCCCTTTACGGCGCGCGAAATGACCGCGGAGAAGATGATCGTCTTCAAGCGCTAG
- a CDS encoding putative quinol monooxygenase, giving the protein MTQSPAKITAVLTALPGKAAALRSLLVGMAPLCRAEPGNLRWDVWRDQAVPERYVLDELYRDGEAVEAHRRTPHYQDYLARIPSLAERSALVLEAVAVS; this is encoded by the coding sequence ATGACTCAATCGCCGGCCAAGATCACTGCCGTCCTTACTGCTCTCCCCGGCAAAGCCGCTGCCCTGCGATCACTGCTTGTCGGCATGGCGCCGCTTTGCAGAGCCGAACCCGGCAATCTGCGCTGGGATGTCTGGCGCGACCAGGCCGTTCCCGAGCGCTACGTTCTGGATGAGCTCTATCGCGACGGTGAGGCGGTGGAGGCGCATCGCCGGACGCCGCACTACCAGGATTATCTGGCGCGCATTCCTTCGCTGGCAGAGCGGTCGGCGCTGGTACTCGAGGCGGTAGCCGTGTCGTAG
- a CDS encoding type 1 glutamine amidotransferase domain-containing protein — protein MTQHVLFIVTNAAVIGPHNRKTGFFFAEVAHPFDVLDKAGVAVEFASPAGGWTPYDAYDEKDPAQKEFLESKAFRRLNHSRKLSEVDAADYDAILVPGGLGPMVDIQRNADVQKAIVRAWTTGKLVTAVCHGPCALLSVDLGDGTPFVRGKKLTSFSKKEEYDYARDDVPYELEDALRAEGAEYSSASNWEPHVVVDGRLITGQNPASAGPLGKELVAALKRAAVPA, from the coding sequence GTGACTCAACATGTCCTGTTCATCGTCACCAACGCAGCCGTGATCGGTCCGCACAATCGCAAGACCGGCTTCTTTTTCGCCGAGGTCGCTCATCCTTTCGACGTGCTCGACAAGGCGGGGGTCGCCGTAGAGTTCGCGTCTCCCGCTGGCGGATGGACGCCCTACGACGCGTACGACGAGAAAGACCCCGCCCAAAAGGAGTTTCTCGAGAGCAAGGCCTTTCGTCGCCTGAATCATAGCCGAAAGTTGTCCGAAGTGGACGCTGCGGACTACGACGCCATCCTAGTGCCCGGTGGCCTCGGGCCCATGGTCGACATCCAGCGTAACGCGGATGTCCAGAAGGCCATTGTGCGCGCCTGGACCACCGGAAAGCTCGTAACCGCTGTTTGTCACGGTCCGTGCGCGTTGCTCAGCGTCGACCTCGGTGATGGCACGCCGTTCGTGCGCGGCAAGAAGCTTACGTCGTTCTCGAAGAAGGAAGAATACGACTACGCCCGCGATGACGTGCCTTACGAACTTGAGGATGCGTTAAGGGCGGAGGGTGCCGAGTACTCATCTGCATCCAACTGGGAACCTCACGTCGTCGTTGATGGCCGCCTTATCACCGGCCAGAACCCCGCCTCGGCGGGGCCGCTGGGAAAAGAACTGGTCGCCGCCCTCAAACGGGCTGCCGTTCCGGCGTGA
- a CDS encoding NAD(P)-dependent alcohol dehydrogenase has product MKAARILEYKKALVLEDIPVPDIQPDEVLVKVAACGMCRSDVLLIDGFFQGYGDIPPPVIPGHEITGTIEKIGSVVPKVAGIEEGDHVVVAPGWGDGVCRHCMVGDTHICPNVRWPGFGRDGGFAEYIPVPARYVIKVPKHLKFEQLAPLTDAGLTPYRGLKKIRNAGGLGPDRVIGVFGIGGLGAYAVQYAKLLGAGGPVVAVARNEEKLQVAKKYGADHIIAIEGKSSEDVGKELKKATGQDKFDAIIDCAGATEMMQLAFSRLAISGHYADVGFIGDRIDIPLFPRVSGEQTFHGSFWGNNADLTEVMALAAEGKIQHTIKTISFDDINEYIDLMRDNKIVGRAVVMF; this is encoded by the coding sequence ATGAAAGCAGCGCGCATCTTGGAGTATAAAAAGGCCCTGGTTCTCGAGGATATACCGGTCCCCGATATTCAGCCCGACGAGGTGCTGGTGAAGGTTGCCGCCTGCGGTATGTGCCGGTCGGATGTGTTGCTGATCGACGGCTTCTTCCAGGGCTATGGCGATATCCCCCCACCGGTCATTCCCGGCCATGAAATTACGGGCACGATCGAGAAAATCGGCAGCGTCGTGCCAAAGGTTGCTGGTATCGAGGAAGGCGATCACGTGGTGGTCGCACCCGGTTGGGGCGACGGTGTCTGCCGCCATTGCATGGTCGGCGATACGCACATCTGTCCCAATGTCCGCTGGCCCGGCTTCGGCCGTGATGGTGGCTTCGCGGAATATATCCCGGTACCGGCACGCTATGTGATTAAGGTGCCGAAACACCTGAAGTTCGAGCAGCTCGCGCCGCTGACCGACGCCGGGCTGACGCCCTACCGCGGCCTCAAGAAAATCCGTAACGCCGGTGGCCTCGGCCCGGATCGGGTGATCGGTGTGTTCGGCATCGGCGGGCTCGGAGCATACGCCGTCCAATATGCCAAATTGCTTGGCGCCGGCGGTCCGGTGGTCGCGGTCGCCCGCAATGAAGAAAAGTTGCAGGTGGCCAAGAAATATGGCGCGGATCATATCATCGCCATAGAGGGCAAGTCCTCCGAGGACGTTGGCAAGGAGCTCAAGAAAGCCACTGGCCAGGACAAGTTCGATGCGATCATCGATTGCGCCGGCGCGACCGAGATGATGCAGCTCGCCTTCTCGCGGTTGGCGATCAGCGGCCACTATGCCGATGTCGGGTTCATCGGCGATCGCATCGATATCCCGTTGTTCCCCCGCGTGTCGGGCGAGCAGACTTTTCACGGATCGTTCTGGGGCAACAACGCGGATCTCACCGAGGTAATGGCGCTCGCGGCCGAAGGCAAAATCCAGCACACGATCAAGACGATCTCCTTCGACGACATCAACGAATATATCGACCTGATGCGCGACAATAAAATCGTTGGGCGTGCCGTCGTGATGTTCTGA
- a CDS encoding GlcG/HbpS family heme-binding protein, protein MPRTLNTLTLSDAKQMLQAGKAKAANLGIPYNIAVVDAGGALIAFTRQDGALAGSIDLAISKAKTARMFDKTTEYLAELAQPGAPLFGIEQSNGGNVVIFGGGLPVKYDDQIIGAVGTSAGSVEQDIAVAMAAAEAISPNAKP, encoded by the coding sequence ATGCCTCGCACGCTCAACACACTGACGCTGTCGGATGCGAAGCAGATGCTGCAGGCCGGCAAGGCCAAGGCAGCCAACCTCGGCATCCCCTATAATATCGCGGTGGTCGATGCCGGAGGCGCGCTGATCGCATTCACCCGCCAGGACGGTGCGCTCGCCGGGAGCATCGATCTTGCGATCAGTAAGGCGAAGACAGCGCGCATGTTCGACAAGACGACGGAATATCTTGCCGAGCTCGCTCAGCCGGGCGCACCGCTGTTCGGGATCGAACAGAGCAATGGTGGCAATGTCGTGATCTTCGGCGGTGGTCTGCCGGTAAAGTACGACGACCAGATCATCGGCGCGGTCGGCACCAGCGCCGGTTCGGTCGAGCAAGACATCGCGGTCGCCATGGCGGCAGCAGAAGCAATTTCACCAAACGCGAAACCGTAG
- a CDS encoding ATP-binding protein: MEELEEANVTTYCFGDCRFIPARQLLLHRDVPIRVGSRAIDLLHALVRRSGIVVSKDKLFRAAWPNVFVDESNLKVNIAVLRRALAQVEPDLTCIATVPGRGYRFVAPLRVLGGADEAALSDAVRGITGELPAPPALIGRDEAMADLAGALAETRLLTIVGPPGVGKTSVAVATAWQVGESLKDGVCFVDLAAIDSPQLVAPAIAFACGLNSNLVNILAGLVEMLRDRELLLVLDNCEHVLNAAATVADHLNHALPRLLVVTTSREPLRCRRESVYRLAPLRFPPAGSELDAAAALGFSAVELLVQRAVTQGYRLDDADASSLAAISRRLDGIALAIELAAPRLSTDGPAKLADLLENAFDAFVLQGNAAAPRHMTLTAMLDWSYRLLPEREACLLHHLSLFSGTFTLNDVVGVCGHLGSAEDVGAWLESLAARSLSSVSYHSGHRYYRLLDSTRSFASERLRASGEEQAAMASYTHYLLAVFEQGEVEWNWRAREDWTARYGRWGNDLHRAIDWAWRDGHNRELGIRLTAAAIPLWNELSSLSETRTRVAEVVEGLNGLAMDDVVLRLKLVSAHALNLNFGDDRGPEIEAAWREARTLADETGNVEYRLRTTMGWAGAKTFAGNHRQVLSALSELRGFLNQEGGHSAVPDVTRLELVNRFYCGDIETSVAGLKALAHSHSTVAYRSQTSRFQLDRFVGIRSYLAPMLWVVGEHREAFDVAQECISAATTIGHPVSHMHALAVGGLSVSLWCGLLDVAQDQLTRLEAQYQICQLDIWPPLIRFYRAAIDTAGRDAQAVDRMRDAIGGLRSRNLRIHFAMNLAMLADAALSHNRLDVARAVAAEASDCLERDEVWCRSELFRVIGLTRWREGDVLSAAENLATAVRVAQRSGALTLELRAATQQAKLALQTGHGDITLSHLASVYQRFESGLHTADVVAARDQLEVGQMISRGSS; this comes from the coding sequence ATGGAAGAATTGGAAGAGGCCAACGTAACAACCTATTGTTTCGGCGACTGCCGCTTCATTCCCGCTCGCCAGTTGTTGCTTCATCGCGATGTTCCAATCCGTGTCGGATCCCGTGCGATCGATCTACTTCATGCGCTCGTGCGGCGGTCTGGTATCGTTGTCAGTAAGGACAAGCTCTTTCGCGCAGCCTGGCCGAACGTTTTCGTCGATGAGAGCAACCTCAAAGTTAACATCGCAGTGTTGCGGCGCGCTCTGGCGCAGGTTGAGCCCGACCTAACTTGCATCGCAACCGTGCCGGGCCGCGGCTATCGGTTCGTCGCGCCACTGCGCGTCCTCGGTGGTGCTGACGAGGCAGCTCTTTCCGACGCGGTCAGAGGCATTACAGGGGAATTGCCGGCCCCACCGGCGCTGATCGGGCGCGACGAGGCTATGGCCGACCTCGCCGGCGCGCTTGCCGAGACCAGGCTGCTTACAATTGTCGGCCCGCCCGGCGTCGGCAAGACGAGCGTAGCAGTCGCCACCGCATGGCAGGTCGGTGAGAGCTTGAAGGACGGCGTCTGCTTCGTCGATCTTGCGGCGATCGATTCTCCGCAGCTGGTAGCGCCGGCAATTGCCTTTGCGTGTGGCCTGAACAGCAATCTCGTCAATATCCTGGCAGGTCTTGTCGAAATGTTGCGCGACCGTGAATTGTTGCTGGTGCTCGACAATTGCGAACATGTGTTGAACGCCGCGGCGACGGTTGCAGACCACCTCAATCACGCGCTTCCGAGGCTTCTCGTCGTCACGACGAGTCGGGAGCCACTCCGGTGCAGGCGGGAGTCGGTCTATCGTCTCGCGCCGCTTCGCTTTCCGCCCGCGGGGAGCGAGCTGGACGCGGCGGCGGCGTTAGGCTTTTCGGCCGTAGAATTGCTGGTACAGCGCGCGGTGACGCAGGGATATCGGCTCGACGATGCGGACGCCTCTTCGCTCGCGGCCATTAGCCGTCGCCTCGATGGTATCGCGCTGGCGATAGAATTGGCGGCGCCGCGGCTGTCCACCGATGGGCCCGCCAAGCTGGCCGACCTGTTGGAGAATGCCTTCGATGCGTTTGTGTTGCAGGGGAACGCGGCGGCGCCTCGGCATATGACGCTGACGGCGATGCTGGACTGGAGCTATAGGTTACTTCCCGAGCGCGAAGCATGTCTGCTGCATCATCTGTCACTATTTAGTGGAACTTTCACGCTGAACGATGTTGTCGGCGTCTGCGGCCATCTCGGGTCGGCAGAGGATGTCGGGGCATGGCTGGAGAGCCTTGCCGCCAGATCGTTGTCGTCTGTCAGCTATCATAGCGGACACCGATACTATCGCCTCCTTGACAGCACGCGCAGCTTCGCCAGCGAACGCCTTCGCGCGAGCGGCGAAGAGCAGGCGGCGATGGCGAGCTATACGCACTACCTGCTGGCTGTGTTCGAACAAGGCGAAGTCGAGTGGAACTGGCGAGCGCGCGAAGACTGGACCGCACGTTACGGCCGTTGGGGAAATGATCTCCACCGAGCCATCGATTGGGCGTGGCGTGATGGACACAACAGGGAACTCGGCATCCGGCTGACCGCAGCCGCCATTCCACTGTGGAACGAGTTGTCCTCCCTCTCAGAGACCCGAACGCGCGTGGCTGAAGTGGTGGAGGGGCTCAATGGTCTGGCTATGGACGATGTTGTGCTCAGATTGAAACTCGTGTCGGCGCACGCCCTCAATCTCAATTTCGGCGATGATCGTGGACCGGAGATTGAAGCGGCGTGGCGTGAAGCGAGGACCCTTGCCGACGAAACCGGGAATGTCGAGTACCGGTTGCGAACGACGATGGGCTGGGCCGGCGCGAAGACATTCGCCGGAAATCATCGCCAAGTCCTGTCCGCCCTGTCCGAACTCCGCGGCTTCCTCAACCAGGAAGGAGGTCACTCGGCGGTGCCCGATGTCACGAGACTGGAATTGGTCAACCGTTTCTACTGCGGCGATATCGAGACTTCGGTCGCGGGCCTCAAGGCGTTGGCACACAGTCATTCCACGGTCGCCTATCGCTCGCAGACGTCGAGGTTTCAACTCGATCGCTTCGTCGGAATACGGTCCTATCTCGCGCCGATGCTGTGGGTAGTCGGCGAGCATCGGGAGGCCTTCGATGTGGCGCAGGAATGCATTTCGGCCGCAACGACGATCGGCCATCCCGTCTCGCACATGCATGCGTTGGCGGTGGGGGGACTTTCTGTATCGCTTTGGTGTGGCCTTCTTGATGTGGCGCAGGACCAGTTGACGCGGCTGGAAGCGCAGTACCAAATCTGTCAGCTGGACATTTGGCCCCCCCTTATTCGATTCTATCGGGCTGCCATCGACACCGCTGGCCGTGACGCGCAGGCGGTAGACAGAATGCGTGACGCTATCGGCGGACTCAGGAGCCGCAATCTGCGGATTCATTTCGCAATGAACCTCGCAATGCTCGCGGACGCCGCTCTGTCCCATAATCGTCTCGATGTCGCGCGCGCCGTCGCGGCAGAAGCCAGCGATTGTCTGGAGCGGGACGAGGTTTGGTGTCGCTCAGAGTTGTTCCGCGTCATTGGCCTGACGCGGTGGCGCGAAGGTGATGTCCTTTCCGCCGCGGAAAATTTGGCCACGGCGGTGCGGGTGGCGCAGCGAAGCGGCGCTCTAACCCTCGAATTGCGCGCTGCGACCCAACAGGCCAAACTCGCGCTGCAAACTGGACATGGTGATATCACGCTAAGTCACTTGGCCTCCGTGTACCAACGCTTCGAAAGCGGCTTGCATACCGCCGATGTGGTCGCGGCGCGCGACCAGCTGGAGGTTGGTCAGATGATCTCACGGGGCAGCTCTTAA
- a CDS encoding dihydrofolate reductase family protein yields the protein MAKLVFGMNQSLDGYVDHMAFAPSPTLFRHFIEEAQRQAGSVYGRQMYEVMRYWDDEHPEWDAERQAFAAAWRNQPKWVVSRSLKSVGPNAMLVGEDLAAAIRALKAERDGEIEVAGPNLAQSLTELGLIDEYRIYLHPVVLGHGKPYFAGPRPPLRLMAHDRIGEDVIRLTYVPA from the coding sequence ATGGCTAAGCTTGTGTTCGGAATGAACCAGTCGCTGGACGGCTACGTCGATCATATGGCGTTTGCGCCAAGCCCGACACTCTTCCGCCACTTCATCGAAGAGGCTCAGCGGCAGGCGGGCAGTGTGTACGGTCGCCAGATGTATGAGGTCATGCGTTACTGGGACGACGAACATCCTGAATGGGATGCAGAGCGACAGGCCTTCGCGGCGGCGTGGCGGAACCAGCCGAAATGGGTCGTCTCGCGCTCGTTGAAGTCGGTCGGTCCCAACGCCATGCTTGTTGGGGAAGATCTTGCGGCCGCGATCCGCGCGCTGAAGGCAGAACGCGACGGGGAGATCGAAGTTGCCGGCCCCAATTTGGCGCAAAGCCTCACCGAACTTGGCCTGATTGATGAGTATCGAATCTACCTGCACCCCGTCGTGCTCGGTCACGGCAAGCCATATTTCGCCGGACCCCGGCCGCCGCTCCGCCTGATGGCTCATGACCGGATTGGCGAGGATGTGATCAGGTTGACCTACGTTCCGGCTTGA
- a CDS encoding AraC family transcriptional regulator has translation MTAALRNYHQRMQRVLDYIDQHLDDDLDLDVLSSVAAFSKFHFHRQFTATFGLSVHRYIRLARMKRASYRLAYRDEERVTDIAMDAGYDAPDAFARAFRQRFGQSPSSFRKSPDWEPWLAAFGPLDNARSKLMQKIFTTDDVKIRNVPTTPVAIMKHRGDPATLGATIQRFIAWRKAAGLHPRTSPTFNVWRSERRPQSPADYSVDLCVGTDQAIEANGEEIKAGEIPGGRCAVLRVVGNTDNLEPAALYLYGDWLPASGEEVRDFPIYCQRLSFFPEVAEHEAVAELFLPLK, from the coding sequence ATGACCGCAGCGCTTCGGAACTATCATCAGCGGATGCAGCGAGTGCTGGATTATATCGACCAGCACCTCGATGACGATCTCGATCTTGACGTTTTGAGCAGTGTCGCAGCCTTCTCGAAGTTTCATTTCCACCGGCAGTTTACGGCGACCTTCGGATTGTCAGTGCATCGCTATATCCGGCTTGCCCGCATGAAGCGCGCTTCATACCGGCTGGCCTACAGGGACGAAGAACGCGTCACTGATATAGCGATGGATGCCGGCTACGATGCACCGGATGCCTTCGCCCGCGCCTTTCGGCAACGGTTCGGGCAATCGCCTTCGTCGTTTCGGAAGTCTCCCGACTGGGAGCCGTGGCTTGCCGCCTTCGGGCCTCTCGACAATGCAAGGAGCAAGCTCATGCAGAAGATTTTTACCACTGACGACGTGAAGATTCGCAATGTGCCCACGACGCCGGTGGCGATCATGAAGCATCGGGGCGACCCGGCCACGCTCGGCGCCACCATCCAGCGGTTCATCGCCTGGCGCAAGGCCGCTGGCCTGCACCCCAGGACAAGTCCGACCTTCAATGTCTGGCGTTCAGAGCGGCGTCCTCAGTCGCCTGCCGATTATAGCGTGGACCTTTGTGTCGGGACCGATCAAGCGATCGAGGCGAATGGCGAGGAGATCAAAGCCGGCGAGATCCCTGGCGGACGCTGCGCGGTGCTGCGTGTCGTCGGCAACACCGACAATCTGGAGCCCGCCGCGCTCTACCTTTATGGCGACTGGCTTCCGGCCAGCGGCGAGGAAGTGCGCGACTTCCCGATCTATTGCCAGCGGCTGAGCTTCTTCCCGGAGGTGGCGGAGCATGAGGCGGTGGCGGAGCTGTTTCTGCCGCTGAAATAG
- a CDS encoding GNAT family N-acetyltransferase encodes MSNVEKTMIIELTSHDFDALLKGIAPRYLRLVQDSAIAPPEILAMLNHLAADIGAEFSPSAWMIVEDDEIVGLCSVIKVPQDGKIHIGYGVAPSRQSRGCTTRAIGQLLQWARNDPRVALVSTETGVDNIASQRVLERNGFIRIGERIDAEDGPLICWEAMTV; translated from the coding sequence ATGTCTAATGTCGAGAAGACTATGATTATCGAACTAACGTCTCATGATTTTGACGCGCTGCTGAAGGGCATCGCGCCACGTTATCTGCGCCTTGTCCAAGACAGCGCCATTGCGCCTCCTGAAATCCTGGCGATGTTGAACCACCTCGCGGCTGACATCGGCGCGGAATTTTCGCCGTCGGCCTGGATGATCGTGGAGGATGACGAGATCGTCGGCCTTTGCTCTGTCATCAAGGTTCCCCAGGATGGAAAGATCCATATCGGCTATGGCGTTGCGCCTTCCCGCCAAAGCCGTGGATGCACCACGCGGGCCATAGGGCAGTTGCTTCAGTGGGCGCGGAACGACCCTCGCGTAGCCCTGGTCTCTACGGAGACCGGGGTCGACAACATCGCGTCCCAGCGCGTTCTTGAGCGCAATGGCTTTATCCGTATCGGCGAGCGTATCGATGCCGAAGACGGTCCGTTGATCTGCTGGGAAGCAATGACCGTTTAG
- a CDS encoding YbhB/YbcL family Raf kinase inhibitor-like protein, whose protein sequence is MRFITAVLLATSVFGATAAQAEMKLTSKDLAAGKAMADAQVFNSFGCSGKNISPELTWSGAPEATKSFAIMAYDPDAPTGSGWWHWSVFNIPADTAEIATGASGDKTLPAGAVEGHTDFGMSGYGGACPPAGDQPHHYQFTVYALSVDKLPLPETAPAAMVGFYVRANTLAKASVEVTYGR, encoded by the coding sequence ATGCGTTTCATCACAGCAGTACTTCTCGCTACCTCCGTCTTCGGCGCGACGGCCGCACAGGCCGAAATGAAGCTCACCTCGAAGGATCTGGCTGCCGGCAAGGCGATGGCCGATGCGCAGGTCTTCAACAGCTTCGGCTGCTCGGGCAAGAACATCTCGCCGGAACTGACCTGGTCGGGTGCGCCTGAGGCGACCAAGAGCTTCGCCATCATGGCCTACGATCCGGATGCTCCCACCGGCTCGGGCTGGTGGCATTGGTCGGTGTTCAACATTCCCGCAGATACCGCGGAGATTGCCACCGGCGCCAGCGGTGACAAGACGCTTCCGGCAGGCGCCGTCGAAGGTCACACGGATTTTGGCATGTCCGGATATGGCGGGGCATGCCCGCCGGCCGGCGATCAGCCGCACCACTACCAGTTTACCGTCTACGCGCTCTCGGTGGACAAGCTGCCGCTTCCCGAGACTGCGCCGGCCGCCATGGTTGGCTTCTATGTCAGGGCCAATACGCTCGCCAAGGCCTCCGTCGAGGTCACTTACGGACGCTGA